TGGACTACGACGCCAATGGCCGGGCTGACTTATTAAACGACCTTCCGGACGTTTTTGCCTCATCGGCGTATTACCTACGCGAGATGGGTTGGAAAGAAGACCAACGCTGGGGTCGGGAAGTGGTCGCGCCGTCCCACTTGCCATGGTCTTACGTCGGCTTGAAGCGTCAGCGATCCATGCGCGATTGGGATCGTTTGGGAATTCGCCAAACCGACCAGAAACGACTGCCCCGCGTGGACATGAAAGCCTCGTTAGTCGCTCCGGAAGGGTTCGACGGCCCGACGTTTTTGGTCTACGAGAATTTCCGCGCGGTCATGCGGTGGAACGCGTCCACCTACTACGCCTTGGCGGTTGGCCACCTGGCCGACCGAATCGCCGGCACCGGCCCCTTGTATCGCCAGCCGCCGGCTGAAACCTTCTATCGGCGGGCCGACGCGAAAGAGATCCAAAACCACCTGCTCTCTCTTGGCTATGACGTCGGGACCGCGGATGGCATTTTGGGCCCCCGAACCCGAAGCGCCATCAAGGCCTTTCAGAAAACCCACCAACTACCCATAGACGGATATCCCAGCCAGCCCCTTTTGGAGCGACTCCGAAACCAAACTGCGATCGGCCGTATCGATCATTAGAGTCCGCCGCCGGCCCCGAGCGTCGCGGCAAGAATAGAGACGATTGCCGTTCGTATTGATCTATGTCGTCAGCCACGGATTGGAGTCCGGCAGAATGTGGCTTGGCTTGAATTCGCGGCAAACCTGCCTTGTTTAGGTCTACCCTTGGTCTGTTCGCCTCGAAAGACACACTGACTCAAAATCGCCGAAGTACTCACAATGCACCGATCCTGGATTGCTCTCTTCGCTGTCCTGATGGCCCAGACAGCCCTCATGGCCAGCGCAGCAGAAAACCCGCCACCCAGCTGGCGGATGGACCCGAAGTTGACCGTACATGGGGCCCTGGACGCGGCCGAAGCACGCCATCCGGACGTCACATTGGCCAACGCGCTGGCTGGCGAAGCCTTGGCGATCTCCCAAAAATCGCGCGCTTGGCTTGCCGACGCACCCATGCTTAGCCTGCATTACCAAGACGATGCACTCGCCAGCGACGTTGGGCTTCAGGAGCTCGAGGCCGGCCTGGAACTGCCCTTGTGGCGACCGCGTCAACGCGCCGGCTGGCACACGTTGGCAAACGAGGCCGACACCATCCAGTCGGCTTACCGACAGGTGTTGCGGTGGCGACTGGCCGGAGAGCTGCGGGAACACTTATGGGCGGTGGCTCTGGCGGACGGCGCGCGAGCACAAGCTCGAGCCGCCACGGAAAGTGCACTGGAACTGCAGCGTCAAATCGCAGAACGCATCAACCACGGCGAACTGCCGCAGATCGACCTGAACTTATCCCGACGCGAAACCCTGGATCGGAAAATCGAGCAACTCGAAACGGAGGCGGCGCTGGCAAACGCCTTGGAATCCTACCGTATCCTCACCGGATTGGACGCCTTGCCCTTCGCGTTCAAGGAAACCGAAGCCGCTGAACGCGACTTGTCGGATCATCCCTTGTTGGTTCTGCGCCGGCTGCAACTGAGCCGCGCCATGGTCGAACGGGATCAAGCGGTGGCCAATCGACTGGGTCAGCCCGTGTTGTCAGTGGGCGCCCGGCGGGAACA
The genomic region above belongs to Pseudomonadota bacterium and contains:
- a CDS encoding lytic murein transglycosylase, which produces DYDANGRADLLNDLPDVFASSAYYLREMGWKEDQRWGREVVAPSHLPWSYVGLKRQRSMRDWDRLGIRQTDQKRLPRVDMKASLVAPEGFDGPTFLVYENFRAVMRWNASTYYALAVGHLADRIAGTGPLYRQPPAETFYRRADAKEIQNHLLSLGYDVGTADGILGPRTRSAIKAFQKTHQLPIDGYPSQPLLERLRNQTAIGRIDH
- a CDS encoding TolC family protein, whose amino-acid sequence is MAQTALMASAAENPPPSWRMDPKLTVHGALDAAEARHPDVTLANALAGEALAISQKSRAWLADAPMLSLHYQDDALASDVGLQELEAGLELPLWRPRQRAGWHTLANEADTIQSAYRQVLRWRLAGELREHLWAVALADGARAQARAATESALELQRQIAERINHGELPQIDLNLSRRETLDRKIEQLETEAALANALESYRILTGLDALPFAFKETEAAERDLSDHPLLVLRRLQLSRAMVERDQAVANRLGQPVLSVGARREQGRAEDEAINSVGLGVGIPIGLRAYAGPDIAAAEWDLADAKTKLAREQRELGLAISAAGNQVEIGRQALTLTTERAELAAEHLSLSQAAFDLGEMDLMDFLLIRTAAYDTFRQQDRQRLTLARDIARYNQLLGVMP